The following are encoded together in the Oceanobacillus zhaokaii genome:
- the veg gene encoding biofilm formation stimulator Veg gives MAKTLFEIKQGLEGYVGKRLELTANGGRRKTIVRSGVLAETYPSVFIVELDQDENAFERVSYSYADVLTETVELNFLDERNKGLLVEQ, from the coding sequence TTGGCTAAAACATTATTCGAAATCAAGCAAGGTCTTGAAGGTTATGTCGGAAAGCGGTTGGAACTTACAGCCAACGGTGGAAGAAGAAAGACAATTGTACGATCGGGAGTATTAGCGGAAACATATCCTTCCGTATTTATTGTTGAGCTTGACCAAGACGAGAATGCATTCGAGCGTGTTTCATACAGCTATGCAGACGTTTTAACAGAAACAGTAGAATTGAATTTTCTAGATGAACGAAATAAAGGATTATTAGTAGAGCAGTAG
- a CDS encoding small, acid-soluble spore protein, alpha/beta type, with protein sequence MARRRGIMSDQLKEEIAKELGFYDTVQQEGWGGIKARDAGNMVKRAIEIAEQSMSQNSNLK encoded by the coding sequence ATGGCTAGACGTAGAGGGATTATGTCAGACCAATTGAAAGAAGAAATTGCCAAGGAATTAGGTTTTTACGACACGGTACAACAAGAGGGATGGGGCGGAATCAAAGCAAGAGATGCCGGTAATATGGTAAAACGTGCTATTGAAATCGCCGAGCAAAGCATGAGTCAAAATAGTAACCTGAAGTAA
- the ispE gene encoding 4-(cytidine 5'-diphospho)-2-C-methyl-D-erythritol kinase — MALLEKAPAKINLSLDVLGKRNDGYHNVEMIMTTIDLADRIELSPLEQDKIIISLESRYVPNDERNLAYKAAEIFKEKYGIKMGVHIKIEKNIPVSAGLGGGSTDAAAVLRGMNRLWNLNIPLKELAELGATIGSDISFCVYGNTAIARGFGEKIEKLDSPPPCWVVLAKPDIGVSTRTIFARVKVDELYHPDTNNILEALTEKDFSKLCRNIGNSLEQITQYLHPEVRQIKEAMRQIGATGVLMSGSGPTVYGLVEHENKARRIYNGMRGFCEEVYLVRLIG, encoded by the coding sequence ATGGCACTTTTGGAAAAGGCGCCAGCGAAGATAAACTTATCACTTGATGTGTTAGGGAAACGAAATGATGGGTATCATAATGTCGAAATGATTATGACAACGATTGATTTAGCAGATCGGATTGAATTATCCCCTCTTGAACAAGATAAGATTATTATTTCCCTAGAGAGCAGATATGTCCCAAATGATGAGCGGAATTTAGCATATAAGGCTGCAGAGATATTTAAGGAAAAATATGGAATTAAAATGGGTGTGCATATTAAAATTGAAAAAAACATCCCCGTTTCTGCAGGACTTGGTGGTGGAAGTACAGATGCAGCAGCTGTACTTAGAGGTATGAACCGTTTATGGAATCTAAATATTCCACTCAAGGAATTAGCAGAGCTGGGAGCGACAATTGGCTCAGATATTTCCTTTTGTGTCTATGGAAATACCGCTATTGCAAGAGGATTTGGGGAAAAAATTGAGAAATTAGATTCTCCACCTCCATGTTGGGTTGTATTGGCAAAGCCCGATATTGGTGTTTCTACTAGAACAATTTTTGCTCGAGTAAAGGTGGATGAATTATATCATCCAGATACGAATAATATTCTTGAGGCATTGACAGAGAAGGACTTCTCGAAGCTCTGCAGAAATATCGGGAATTCGCTTGAACAGATTACTCAGTACCTTCATCCAGAGGTCAGGCAAATTAAGGAAGCGATGCGGCAAATTGGTGCTACTGGTGTATTGATGAGTGGAAGTGGACCTACTGTATATGGCTTAGTCGAGCATGAAAACAAAGCGAGAAGGATTTATAATGGTATGCGTGGATTTTGCGAAGAGGTATATTTGGTTCGATTAATTGGATAA
- the purR gene encoding pur operon repressor, whose amino-acid sequence MKRSNRLVVLTDFFLENPRKHIQLPYFVELCGTTKSSISEDLDIIDTVLEEQGLGYLQRSTGAGGGVKYIPEFDVNRSELFVEELRQKLMDSNRILPGGYLYMSDLLGDPKIVREIGRVFASAFSKLDIDVVMTVATKGIPLAYAVASFLNVPVVIARRDPKVTEGSSVSINYVSGSSRKIQTMVLTKRSLKDGANVCIVDDFMKAGGTINGMISLLAEFNAHVKAIGVLAEADDEDEERVVTNYTSLVKISRVDMLRKTIEIQPGNIASL is encoded by the coding sequence ATGAAAAGAAGTAACCGATTAGTTGTATTGACTGATTTTTTTCTTGAGAATCCAAGAAAGCATATACAGTTACCATATTTCGTTGAATTATGTGGTACAACAAAATCATCCATTAGTGAGGATCTGGATATTATAGATACGGTTTTGGAAGAGCAAGGACTTGGATATTTGCAAAGATCTACTGGTGCTGGTGGCGGAGTGAAATATATTCCGGAATTTGATGTAAATAGAAGCGAATTATTTGTAGAGGAGCTCCGTCAAAAGCTGATGGATTCTAACCGAATTCTCCCAGGCGGCTATTTGTACATGAGCGATTTACTAGGAGATCCTAAGATTGTTCGGGAAATTGGGCGTGTGTTTGCATCTGCTTTTTCTAAATTAGATATCGATGTAGTAATGACGGTAGCGACGAAGGGGATTCCATTAGCATATGCAGTGGCATCGTTTCTAAATGTGCCTGTAGTTATCGCAAGAAGAGATCCAAAAGTAACAGAGGGCTCATCTGTAAGCATTAATTATGTATCTGGTTCGTCACGGAAAATACAAACGATGGTGTTAACGAAACGTAGTCTAAAGGACGGAGCGAATGTTTGTATTGTTGATGACTTTATGAAGGCTGGCGGAACCATCAATGGAATGATTAGCCTGCTCGCAGAATTTAATGCACATGTAAAAGCTATTGGTGTATTGGCAGAGGCGGACGATGAAGATGAGGAACGAGTTGTAACGAATTATACTTCTCTTGTAAAAATATCGAGAGTCGATATGCTGCGGAAAACGATTGAAATTCAACCTGGGAATATAGCATCACTCTAG
- the spoVG gene encoding septation regulator SpoVG yields the protein MEVTDVRLRRVNTEGRMRAIASITLDQEFVVHDIRVIDGNNGLFVAMPSKRTPDGEFRDIAHPINSGTRAKIQEAVLGEYHRVGENEEVEYEEAGAS from the coding sequence ATGGAAGTAACTGACGTTAGATTACGCCGCGTGAATACAGAGGGAAGAATGCGAGCTATTGCATCGATTACTTTGGACCAAGAATTTGTCGTCCATGATATTCGAGTTATTGATGGGAATAATGGATTATTCGTGGCTATGCCGTCAAAGAGAACTCCCGATGGAGAATTTCGGGATATCGCACATCCAATTAACTCGGGAACACGTGCAAAGATACAAGAGGCAGTACTTGGGGAGTACCATCGAGTTGGGGAAAATGAAGAAGTAGAATATGAAGAAGCTGGAGCTTCCTAA
- the glmU gene encoding bifunctional UDP-N-acetylglucosamine diphosphorylase/glucosamine-1-phosphate N-acetyltransferase GlmU — MTKRYAVILAAGQGTRMKSKLYKVLHPVVGRPMVKHVMDQLNAIQLDKTVTIVGFGAEKVIDTLGNVCEFAVQEEQLGTGHAVLQAADILKDLDGTTIVVCGDTPLITEETYRALFEQHEKEGASATILTASTPNPAGYGRVIRNKDNEVERVVEHKDANAEELLVEEINTGTYCFDNQALFSALQEVSNDNAQGEYYLPDVIEILRGQEKKVSAFLTPNFDETLGVNDRVALAQAEKTMKQRINERHMRNGVAIIDPDNTYIHPDVVIESDVTIHPGTIIKGETTIKTDAEIGPNSEISNCYIGEGTVVKQSVANDSKIGNRVKIGPFAHIRPDSTIGDDAKLGNFTEIKKTSLGNGSKISHLSYIGDANVGDNVNIGCGTITVNYDGKNKFLTTIEDDAFIGCNSNLIAPVTIGKGSYVAAGSTITNNVPDDALSIARAKQTNKEGYATKFKNRKKD; from the coding sequence ATGACGAAACGGTATGCTGTAATTCTTGCAGCTGGGCAAGGAACGAGAATGAAATCGAAACTATATAAAGTGCTCCATCCTGTAGTGGGACGTCCGATGGTTAAACATGTGATGGATCAACTTAATGCTATACAATTAGATAAGACGGTTACGATTGTCGGCTTTGGTGCCGAGAAAGTAATTGATACACTTGGCAATGTATGTGAATTCGCAGTCCAAGAAGAACAGTTAGGAACAGGGCATGCTGTTTTGCAGGCTGCAGATATATTAAAAGATTTAGATGGTACAACGATTGTGGTATGTGGTGATACACCTTTAATCACAGAGGAAACGTACAGAGCTCTCTTTGAACAGCATGAGAAAGAAGGAGCAAGTGCGACGATTCTAACAGCAAGTACACCAAATCCTGCTGGATATGGCCGGGTTATTCGTAACAAAGATAATGAAGTTGAACGGGTTGTAGAACATAAAGATGCAAATGCAGAAGAACTATTAGTAGAAGAAATCAATACAGGTACGTATTGCTTCGATAATCAAGCACTCTTCTCAGCATTGCAGGAAGTTTCCAATGATAATGCGCAAGGTGAATATTACCTTCCGGATGTTATTGAAATTTTACGTGGACAAGAGAAAAAGGTAAGTGCATTTCTAACACCTAATTTCGATGAAACATTAGGTGTAAATGACCGCGTTGCATTAGCACAAGCAGAAAAGACGATGAAGCAGCGTATTAATGAGAGACATATGCGCAATGGCGTGGCAATTATTGATCCTGATAATACATACATCCATCCAGATGTAGTAATCGAGTCAGATGTAACAATACACCCTGGAACGATTATAAAAGGTGAAACAACGATTAAAACAGATGCTGAAATTGGACCGAACAGTGAAATTTCTAACTGTTATATTGGTGAAGGAACAGTAGTTAAGCAAAGTGTTGCAAATGACAGCAAAATCGGCAACCGGGTAAAAATTGGACCTTTTGCGCATATTAGACCAGATTCAACGATTGGTGACGATGCAAAACTAGGTAATTTTACCGAGATTAAGAAGACTTCTCTTGGCAATGGAAGCAAGATTTCACATTTAAGCTATATCGGCGATGCGAATGTTGGCGATAATGTTAATATTGGCTGTGGCACGATTACAGTTAATTATGATGGAAAGAATAAATTTCTAACAACAATTGAAGATGATGCTTTTATCGGATGTAACTCTAATTTAATTGCACCAGTAACAATCGGCAAAGGATCCTATGTTGCTGCAGGATCAACGATTACGAATAATGTACCAGATGATGCATTATCGATTGCTAGGGCAAAACAAACGAATAAAGAGGGCTACGCTACAAAGTTCAAGAATAGAAAAAAAGATTAA
- a CDS encoding ribose-phosphate diphosphokinase produces the protein MASSYKDSSLKVFSLNSNRRLSEQIAEHIGTPLGKCTVSKFSDGEIQINIEESIRGCEVYVIQSTSDPVNDHLMELLIMIDALKRASAKSINIVMPYYGYARQDRKARSREPIAAKLVADIIEQAGANRMITLDLHAPQIQGFFDIPIDHLQGVPILSDYFEGKNLDDVIVVSPDHGGVTRARKMADRLKAPIGIIDKRRPRPNVAEIMNIIGNIEGKTAILIDDIIDTAGTITLAANALIENGAKEVYACCTHPVLSGPAIERIKNSQIKELVITDSIPLPAEKQVDKITALSVAPLIGEAIIRVHEQQSVSVLFD, from the coding sequence ATGGCATCAAGTTATAAGGATTCATCGCTAAAGGTTTTCTCTTTGAATTCCAATCGCAGGTTATCAGAACAAATCGCAGAACATATTGGGACTCCACTAGGTAAATGTACCGTTTCAAAATTTAGTGATGGTGAAATTCAAATTAATATTGAAGAAAGTATTCGTGGCTGTGAAGTTTATGTCATCCAATCCACATCTGATCCAGTTAATGACCATTTAATGGAGCTGCTGATCATGATTGATGCATTAAAACGTGCATCAGCAAAATCAATTAATATTGTGATGCCATATTATGGTTATGCTAGACAAGATCGAAAAGCACGCTCACGTGAACCGATTGCTGCAAAATTAGTAGCAGATATAATCGAACAAGCTGGAGCAAATCGTATGATCACACTTGATCTGCATGCTCCACAAATTCAAGGGTTCTTTGATATTCCAATTGATCATTTACAAGGTGTACCTATTCTTTCTGACTACTTCGAAGGGAAAAACCTTGACGATGTTATTGTTGTCTCCCCAGATCATGGTGGTGTAACTAGAGCACGTAAAATGGCAGATCGCCTGAAAGCACCAATCGGAATAATCGATAAACGCAGACCACGTCCAAATGTTGCTGAGATAATGAACATCATTGGTAACATTGAAGGCAAGACGGCAATATTAATTGACGATATTATTGATACAGCAGGAACGATTACGCTTGCAGCCAACGCTTTAATTGAAAATGGCGCAAAAGAAGTGTATGCTTGTTGTACGCATCCAGTATTATCAGGACCTGCAATTGAGCGAATCAAAAATTCGCAAATTAAGGAACTGGTAATTACGGATAGTATTCCGCTTCCAGCCGAAAAACAGGTCGACAAAATTACTGCCCTTTCTGTTGCTCCATTAATCGGTGAGGCGATTATAAGAGTACATGAGCAACAATCGGTAAGTGTTTTATTCGATTAA